Genomic segment of uncultured Tolumonas sp.:
GACAGTGGCAGCTGGCGAATCAGTACGGACGACGTTTCGAGGTGAATACGTTCATGTTCAATTCCCATCAGGATAGTCCATGCAGGACTGCCCCAACTGATGGGTAATTCCAAAGGCATGTCTTGAATAAATTGTATAACGCGGGTTTTGACTTGTTGGCGATACGCCCGCAACTCGCCGATGGTTGGCCAATTGTAATGCGTTTCATCAAGATCATCCCAGCTCATCTCATCAACACCGATCGCCACCATGGCTTCTATTTGTGCATTAATTCGCTGGTTGATTTGTTGGGCCGCAAACAGTTTATTGATGAAGAAACTCGCGGTGTGGCCGTAATAGAAAATCAGCGGATGGCGCAGCGGAATGGCTTTCTTATACCACGCATCTTCGTGCGCGAGACAATCAAACAGAGAATCATATAAATCGTAGGTCTGGATAAAGTAATCGAGCAGTTCCTGCCGTTTTGTTGCGACATTATCGCCTTGTAACCATAGCGTGCGAGTGGGTGCAGGTAGTGCTGATGCTTGAGTGTCATCAAGAGTGGAGTGTGCTGCTGGATGATGGAAAGAATAATTCACAAGGCGTCTCCCGATAGCGATTTATCTGACAACGATTTATCTGAAACTATAGCGTGTCAAAGATAGTACGAGAGAATGTAAGTTCAGATCAGTGCTGTTTTGCACACTGTTGCGATTGAATCACGTTTGTTATTCAAATGATCAGTGTGCAAATGAGGTATTAAGTGGTAAATCAGGCGTTTAAGTGCGTTTTACTAAATGAAAAGGGCAGTAATTCTTTGATTGCGACTTGCTGTAACTGGCCTTGCCATTGGAACAAGATCTGAATATCGGGGCCAAATTCAGAGATAAATTGGCGGCAAATACCACAGGGGCTGATTTCACCTTTGGGGGAAAAAACGGCAATGGCTTTGAATTGGGTATGGCCCTGACTAATCGCATTACCAAGCGCCACGCGCTCAGCGCAAGTGCCCGCCGGATAAGCGGCATTTTCAATATTAATACCACTGAAGATCTGACCATCGCTGGTTAAGACAGCGGCCCCGACGGAATAGTTGGAATAGGGCATGTAAGCATGGCGGATACTGGCTTTGGCGGCGGCCATGAGTTGGGTTTGTTGTTCATGCGTGAGTGCAGGCATAAGACGCCTCAAATAAATAAATGGTACAGAATTATTAACACGCCAGCTTATTCGCAACAAGCTGGCGTCTCGTAAAAACTGCAACTGGTAGCATATTTAACTGTGCAGCCAGACCATTACTTCATACGGTTTTAGTTCGCGATTACATAGCTGAGGCAAGGACGTTTCATTGTGGATCAGGCATCGGCTGTCAGTGTGTTGCCAATGTTCCGGTAATTCAAACGCGGTTTCTGTTGCGCTTAAATTGGCGACCACGAGCAGTTTTTGTTCGCCATGCTGACGTTGATAACACCAGAGCGTCGGGTGATCGGGGCGCAGGTCCTGATAGTTACCTTCGACAATGATGGGGTATTGTTTCCGCAGTTGGATCAGTTGTTGATAGTGATAAAACACGGAAGCTTTATCTGCCAGTGAATGGGTCACATTGATCTGGGCGTGATTATCACTGAGCGGGATCCATGGTGTGCCTTGGCTAAATCCTGCACCCGTTGATGTGTCCCATTGCATCGGTGTGCGGCTGTTGTCGCGCGAGCGCGCAGCCAGCGTTTGCAACGTCACTTCGGTGGCTACACCTTGTGCCTGATGAGCCAAATACACATTCAGGCTTTCTACATCACAGTAGTCATCAATTTGGGTAAAATGCGGATTGGTCATGCCGATCTCTTCCCCCTGATAAATATACGGGGTGCCTTGCAGCATATGTAAGACGGTAGCCAGCATCTTGGCTGATTTTTCTCGATATTCGCCTTCATGTCCAAAACGCGACACGATGCGCGGCTGATCATGGTTACACCAGAATAGCGCGCTCCAGCCTTGTTGGTGTAAGCCGTTTTGCCATTCGGCGAAGATTTTTTTCAATTCAATAAAATCGGGCGCTGCTAACTGCCATTTTTCGCCATTCGGGTAATCGACTTTTAGGTGATGGAAATTAAATACCATCGACAGCTCGCGGCCATCTTGTTGTGAATATTGCTGGCAATGTTCTAGTGTGGTGGAAGACATTTCCCCAACCGTCATGCAGTGGCGTGGCACGAATACATCGCGGGATAATTCTTGCAGATAGTCATGCGCACGCGGGCCATCGGTATAAAAGCGACGACCATCACCGGTCAGATCATCACAAAAATCTTGTTGTTTGGAGATCAGATTAACCACATCGAGGCGGAAACCATCGACACCTTTATCGGCCCAGAAATGCAGTACCTTTTTGATTTCGGCGCGAACTTCGGGATTTTCCCAATTCAGATCAGCTTGTTGTTCACTGAACAAATGTAGATAGTATTGGCCACTGTTGTCATCGAATGCCCAGGCATTACCTCCAAATTTGGCTTGCCAGTTATTTGGCTCTTTGCCATCGACTGGATCGCGCCAGATGTAGAAATCATGAAAACGGCTGTGCGGATCGCGCAGAGCTGTTTTAAACCAGACGTGTTCGGTCGAGGTGTGGTTAAACACCATATCCAAAATGATGTGTAAGCCACGCTGTTTGCAGGCACTTACCAGTTGTTCAAAATCGGCCATGCTGCCGAAAGCCGGGTCGATGGCATAATAATCGGCAACGTCATACCCATTATCGACCTGCGGAGAGCTGTAGATCGGGGTGAGCCATAAGGCATCGACGCCCAGTTGTTGCAGATAATCGAGGCGCTGAATAATGCCTTGCAAGTCGCCGGTGCCTTTATTACCGGAATCCTGAAAGCTTTTCGGGTAGATCTGATACACCACCGCCTGACGCCACCAGTCATGTTGAGAATAAGACATCAAAACGCTCCATTCCAAGAAAAGGCTGCGGCCAGTGACCGCAGCGGGAAATTATAGTTATTAGGGTTAAACCGCTTCCGTAGCCGCGATTTCAGCTGGTGATTGGTTACGGAATTTGTGTTTGTACACCGCGATGGTTAGCAACATAGGAACTGCAATTGCGATCAACATAGCGATGGAGTAAATGCCCCAGAATTGAGGTTGGATAGACAGAATGCCGGGTAGACCACCCACACCGATACCGTTCGCCAACACACCGCTGTAACCACACACGAGACCGGCTAGTGCAGAACCAACCATCGCGCACAGCATGGGGAATTTGTAACGTAGATTGATGCCATACATCGCGGGTTCGGTGACGCCGAGATAAGCAGAAATCGCCGCAGGAACAGAAATCTCACGTTCGTTAGCTTTACGGCTGATGAAGATAATGCCCATTACCGCTGAAGCCTGAGCGATGTTAGACAGGGCAATCAGAGGCCATATCGGGGTGCCACCCATGCTTTGTACTAACTGCAGATCGACAGCGTTGGTGGTGTGATGCACGCCGGTAATCACCAATGGTGCATACAGGAAACCAAACAGCGAGGCGCCAATCGGTGCGAAGCTACCGGTCATCACGGATTTCGCTGCAAATGCCACGCCATCGCCAATCCAGCGACCGAATGGGCCAATCAGGCTGTGTGCCAGAATGACTGCCAGGATCAGTGAAACAAACGGTACAACGACCAGATAGAGGTAAGCCGGTACGATCTGTTTCAGTCGAGTTTCGATATAAGCCAGCAGTGCACCAGCTAAAATCGCAGGAATAACCTGGGCTTGATAGCCGACTTTCTGGATCGCGAACAGACCAAAGTTCCAGGCTTCCGGTGCTTGCTGGCCGATCAGATAGGCATTCATCAGTTGCGGGCTGACCAACGTAATACCCAACACGATCCCCAGGATCTCGCTGCCACCGAGTTTGCGCACCGTGGCCCAGCACACACCCACTGGCAGGAAGTGGAAAATAGCTTCACCAATCAGCCACAGGAACGAGTGTACGGTGGCCCAAAACTGGCTGATCTCGGTCAGGCTCTTGCCATCGAACATCTTGATGTCGCCGATGACATTACGGAAACCTAAGATCAAGCCACCGGTAATAATGGCCGGTAACAACGGCACAAAGATTTCAGCTAAGTGGGAAATTGAGCGTTCCAGCACACTCATGTTCTGGCGTGCCGCCACTTTTGCCGCTTCTTTACTGGCGCCATCGACGCCGGTTTGCGCGATTAATAGTTTGTAAAACTCATCAACTTCAGTGCCTATGACCACCTGAAATTGACCGGCATTGGTAAAACAACCTTTGACGGATGGAATCGTTTCTATGCCTTTGATATCGGCCTGTGCGGTGTTTTTCAGCACAAACCGCAGCCGGGTCAGGCAGTGGCTGACGGTGGCAATATTATCTTTGCCGCCGACCAGACTGATCAGACGAGTAACGTCCTGAGAGAATGATTTGCTCATGTGTGTCCCCTGGTGAACAAAACCGTCGTTCCATGATGGAAGATGGCTTAAGTATAGTTGGTAACGTTCCCAATAAGTATGCAGGTGATTAATTAAAACACAAAAGGGAACGTTCCCAATTTGCGTGATTGTTCACAGATCCAGCGTTGGATCCGGATCTGAGGCAAGAGGGGATGTTTAATTTAGCTGTCGTTTGATGCTATTTAGCTATGTGATGGGGCTATTTGCGCACAAGGTTCGGCGTCTTGTTCCAACTGCAATAACAGCTGTTCAGCGGCAAGGCGACCGGCTTGTTTATAGCCGGGATCGACCGATTGTACCTGTGGAAACAGGAAATGCAGCAGCGGATTATTACCCACCCCGGTGAGTTTCACATCGTGACGTTGTTGTTCTTGCAGATACTTCGCGGCACCCAGCGCCAGTGTGTCAGTGGCACAAACCACCGCATCGGTCATGGGCGTTAGCAGTTTAGCGGTCAGGTCATAGCCGCTTTGTACATCTAAACTACCGGTTAAGTAACGGCAAGGCAGTTGTTGTTGGGCACAAAATTGCTGGTAGGCTTGCAAACGCAAAGCACCGGTGGTGGCATCGCTGGGGTCAACACCGATAAAGTCGATGTGGCGGCTGCCATCGGCATACAGCTGTTGCAAGATCCGCTCGATTGCCCCTTGATCGTCATAACAAACAGAGGCCATTTTCGGCCAATCGCGCGCCATGAGAACCAACTTGTTTTGCCATGGGCGCAGTTGTTCCAGATCCAATGCACTGAACGCAAATAAGATCACACCATCGACGCCGCGGCGGGCTAAGAGTGCCAGATGTTCATCGACTTTCTGCGGATCGAATTCACTTTCCATCAGCATGGCATCATAACCACGCGCATAGAGGATTTCGAGCATGCCACGCACGGCACGATTTTCAGAGGCTGAGTCGAGGCGTGACACAATAATACCAACCAACCGAGCACTGTTGGTGCGCATGGCGCGAGCCGATTTACTGGGTTCGAAACCATGTTCCCGGATCACGGCTTCCACCCGATCGCGGGTTTGTGGATTAACGTTCGGGTCTTGGTTTAGCACCCGTGACACGGTGGATTTACCCACGCCACTCAGTTTGGCGATATCAAGAATAGTAAGGCGTTTAGTCATAACAGGCCGAGAAAACTCACTTTGCCGTATTGTTCGGATTTTTCCCCGCTTAGGCAAGCAAGCAAATCCAGAATTGCCCGATTCAGGTGGTTCTCAGCAAATTAGCCGCAGAAATGGGAATCCGGTTTGTGATCCTCTCAGCAGTTATTTATGCTGGTGGCAGTAATCGCTAACCATTCGGCCACCTTGTGCCGGAATTTGAGGATGAGCTTATTATGTTTATTGGTAATTTACAGCAATTGGATGACTGTCTGTTGCATCCGCTGATTGCGACAGTATTACGTGATTTTGTGGCGACGAATGCCGATGTACTGGCACTGCCGAAAGGCAAAACCGATCTGACGGTGCCGGCGCAGTTTGCCCCCGCAGAATTGCCGAAAGATCCGCTGTTTATGATCGTATCGATGGATACCTCGCAACTGGTGATCGAACGTCGCGCTGAGTTCCATGATACTTACCTCGACATTCAGTTGTTATTGTCGGGTGAAGAGTGGATTGGCTGTGGACCACATGCGATTACGTTGGATCGCAGTGATAATCCGCATCCTGATCTTTATTTTATGGATGAGCCAGCCACCAGCTATATTGGTTTGCAGCCAGGCGATTTTGTGGTGATTGCGCCGGGTGAGCTACATACTCCGTTATGCACCCTGACTGAACCGGGTGAGCTGCGTAAGATCGTGTTTAAGGTTCATAAAGCGTTGTTATCCCCATCGGTGTGACCTTGAGGAGGCAGTATGCCTGCGTTTCAACTGATTATTGGCAATAAAAATTATTCATCCTGGTCGCTGCGGCCGTGGTTATTGTTGCGTAAATTAAGCGTTAGCTTCGAAGAAACTCAGGTCTTACTGCAAACGGAAGACTTTAAACAGCAAGTCATGCGTTTTTCCCCGGTCGGCAAAGTGCCGGTGTTATTGGATGGCGATCTGGCGATCTGGGATTCGCTGGCGATTGCCGAATATCTGGCCGAGCAATTTCCACAGGCATGGCCGCGTGATCCGGCAGCACGAGCGTTTGCCCGCTCGATCAGTGCGGAAATGCACTCGGGTTTTATGGGCCTGCGTAGTCAGATGCCGATGAATTGCCGTGCGACCGGTCGTGAAATCGTTGGTGATGACGCGCTCGCGCGCGATATCGAGCGCATTCAGGCGATCTGGACGGAATGCCGCTTGCGCTATGGTGGGTCCGGGCCGTGGTTATTTGGTGAATTCACCATTGCCGATGCGATGTTTGCGCCAGTGGTGTTCCGTTTTAATACCTATGGCGTCGATTGTCAGGGTTTTGCGGCTGAGTATATGCAAACGGTGTTACATGATGCCGATGTGCAGGCTTGGTTACATGCCGCCCAGCAGGAACAAGCCACCATCATGAGTTATGAGATTGGGCTGACGGCGCAGTAACGGATTGTCTTGGATAAAAAAAGCGCCTTGCGGCGCTTTTTGTTTTTGGCGGGAATTACGCCTGCAAGGCTTGATTCAGATCGTCCAGAATGTCTTCAATCGCTTCAATGCCAACCGACAGACGGATCATTTCTGGTTTCACACCGGCTTTGGCTTGTTCTTCCTCGGTCATCTGACGATGCGTGGTGGAAGCGGGGTGACACGCCAGTGATTTAGCATCACCGATATTCACCAGACGTTTGAAGATTTTCAGCGCGTCGTAGAAACGCACACCGGCTTCATAACCCTCTTTCAGGCCAAAAGAGAGGATCGCAGATGGGGTGCCGTTCATGTATTTCTGCGCCAGCGCATGATGCGGATGATCCGGTA
This window contains:
- a CDS encoding glutathione S-transferase family protein translates to MPAFQLIIGNKNYSSWSLRPWLLLRKLSVSFEETQVLLQTEDFKQQVMRFSPVGKVPVLLDGDLAIWDSLAIAEYLAEQFPQAWPRDPAARAFARSISAEMHSGFMGLRSQMPMNCRATGREIVGDDALARDIERIQAIWTECRLRYGGSGPWLFGEFTIADAMFAPVVFRFNTYGVDCQGFAAEYMQTVLHDADVQAWLHAAQQEQATIMSYEIGLTAQ
- the treR gene encoding trehalose operon repressor TreR, whose protein sequence is MTKRLTILDIAKLSGVGKSTVSRVLNQDPNVNPQTRDRVEAVIREHGFEPSKSARAMRTNSARLVGIIVSRLDSASENRAVRGMLEILYARGYDAMLMESEFDPQKVDEHLALLARRGVDGVILFAFSALDLEQLRPWQNKLVLMARDWPKMASVCYDDQGAIERILQQLYADGSRHIDFIGVDPSDATTGALRLQAYQQFCAQQQLPCRYLTGSLDVQSGYDLTAKLLTPMTDAVVCATDTLALGAAKYLQEQQRHDVKLTGVGNNPLLHFLFPQVQSVDPGYKQAGRLAAEQLLLQLEQDAEPCAQIAPSHS
- the treC gene encoding alpha,alpha-phosphotrehalase — translated: MSYSQHDWWRQAVVYQIYPKSFQDSGNKGTGDLQGIIQRLDYLQQLGVDALWLTPIYSSPQVDNGYDVADYYAIDPAFGSMADFEQLVSACKQRGLHIILDMVFNHTSTEHVWFKTALRDPHSRFHDFYIWRDPVDGKEPNNWQAKFGGNAWAFDDNSGQYYLHLFSEQQADLNWENPEVRAEIKKVLHFWADKGVDGFRLDVVNLISKQQDFCDDLTGDGRRFYTDGPRAHDYLQELSRDVFVPRHCMTVGEMSSTTLEHCQQYSQQDGRELSMVFNFHHLKVDYPNGEKWQLAAPDFIELKKIFAEWQNGLHQQGWSALFWCNHDQPRIVSRFGHEGEYREKSAKMLATVLHMLQGTPYIYQGEEIGMTNPHFTQIDDYCDVESLNVYLAHQAQGVATEVTLQTLAARSRDNSRTPMQWDTSTGAGFSQGTPWIPLSDNHAQINVTHSLADKASVFYHYQQLIQLRKQYPIIVEGNYQDLRPDHPTLWCYQRQHGEQKLLVVANLSATETAFELPEHWQHTDSRCLIHNETSLPQLCNRELKPYEVMVWLHS
- a CDS encoding YhcH/YjgK/YiaL family protein → MFIGNLQQLDDCLLHPLIATVLRDFVATNADVLALPKGKTDLTVPAQFAPAELPKDPLFMIVSMDTSQLVIERRAEFHDTYLDIQLLLSGEEWIGCGPHAITLDRSDNPHPDLYFMDEPATSYIGLQPGDFVVIAPGELHTPLCTLTEPGELRKIVFKVHKALLSPSV
- the treB gene encoding PTS trehalose transporter subunit IIBC, with the protein product MSKSFSQDVTRLISLVGGKDNIATVSHCLTRLRFVLKNTAQADIKGIETIPSVKGCFTNAGQFQVVIGTEVDEFYKLLIAQTGVDGASKEAAKVAARQNMSVLERSISHLAEIFVPLLPAIITGGLILGFRNVIGDIKMFDGKSLTEISQFWATVHSFLWLIGEAIFHFLPVGVCWATVRKLGGSEILGIVLGITLVSPQLMNAYLIGQQAPEAWNFGLFAIQKVGYQAQVIPAILAGALLAYIETRLKQIVPAYLYLVVVPFVSLILAVILAHSLIGPFGRWIGDGVAFAAKSVMTGSFAPIGASLFGFLYAPLVITGVHHTTNAVDLQLVQSMGGTPIWPLIALSNIAQASAVMGIIFISRKANEREISVPAAISAYLGVTEPAMYGINLRYKFPMLCAMVGSALAGLVCGYSGVLANGIGVGGLPGILSIQPQFWGIYSIAMLIAIAVPMLLTIAVYKHKFRNQSPAEIAATEAV
- the cdd gene encoding cytidine deaminase — protein: MPALTHEQQTQLMAAAKASIRHAYMPYSNYSVGAAVLTSDGQIFSGINIENAAYPAGTCAERVALGNAISQGHTQFKAIAVFSPKGEISPCGICRQFISEFGPDIQILFQWQGQLQQVAIKELLPFSFSKTHLNA